One Micromonospora eburnea genomic region harbors:
- a CDS encoding BON domain-containing protein, whose product MPWPYPEHNPYVGDDGVRDEDLRLAALVAQRLSADWTTRRQQISVSVQNRVVILTGMVADSATRQAAGDLAWDVIGVFDVCNALTLYGRGRGRR is encoded by the coding sequence ATGCCCTGGCCCTACCCCGAGCACAATCCCTACGTCGGCGACGACGGGGTCCGCGACGAGGACCTGCGCCTCGCCGCACTGGTGGCGCAACGCCTGAGCGCCGACTGGACCACCCGCCGTCAGCAGATCTCGGTGAGCGTGCAGAACCGGGTGGTCATCCTGACCGGCATGGTCGCCGACTCGGCCACCCGGCAGGCGGCCGGCGACCTGGCCTGGGACGTTATCGGCGTCTTCGACGTCTGCAACGCACTCACCTTGTACGGTCGGGGTCGTGGCCGACGATGA
- a CDS encoding STAS domain-containing protein, translated as MTAHHPLPPECRVPRVELDITAELDLSRLSEVGAVLDRVLSLHPAEVVIDLSGCRHLDAAAIGLLFDVQRRMTRRGGVLTLRDPHPRIRRILDTARPDQPLPVAGGTPHPPSRGDAVGAGPARPALGRARVVTRS; from the coding sequence GTGACCGCGCACCACCCGCTCCCACCGGAGTGCCGGGTGCCCCGGGTCGAGCTGGACATCACCGCGGAACTCGACCTGTCCCGGCTCTCCGAGGTCGGGGCGGTCCTGGACCGGGTCCTGTCCCTGCATCCCGCGGAGGTCGTGATCGACCTGTCCGGATGTCGGCACCTCGACGCGGCGGCCATCGGGTTGCTGTTCGACGTCCAGCGCCGGATGACCCGACGAGGCGGCGTGCTCACGCTGCGCGATCCCCACCCACGGATCCGCCGCATCCTGGACACGGCCCGTCCTGACCAGCCGTTACCGGTCGCCGGTGGCACCCCGCATCCACCATCCCGCGGCGACGCGGTCGGCGCCGGGCCGGCGAGACCAGCGCTCGGGCGGGCCCGGGTCGTCACCCGGTCCTGA